From the genome of Gammaproteobacteria bacterium:
ATATTGCTCGGGGTGCTGGCGGAGTTCCTGTTGTTGCTCTACCTGTTGATGCCTTCCTTCAGGTACGTGCTCCGGGGGCATTTTACCTTTGGGCGTTCGTTTGAGTTTTTACGGGCTCATCTGTCCGGGCTGCTGAAAAGTCCCGTGATCAAGGTAAAGACCATTGAGCAGGTAGGCAAGGAAACCTGTGAAGTATCGCTCTCGTCGGTGGTCTGCTTTAACCTGCTGCACCTGGACAAGGTGCTCACGCTGCTCCCCAGGCATGCCGACGTGGCGCTGTTGGTCACCGAGTCGGGCAAGATTATTGACCACACCGCAATGGAATACTTGCACCATTTCCGCGAAGAATGTCTGCGCGAAGGGAGGTCATGCACTATCCAGGGGATAGAGAATTATTATCCGTTCTCGCAGCACTCCCTGTCCGCGCGCATGCCCGATGTCCAACTTATGCGGCAAGAAGAGACGTTGTCAGAGCGTCAACAGCAGATGAGCGAGATCGCCGGGCACTATGGCCTAGCGTTTTCGCCGGGCATTGAAACCACCTTGAATGCGCAAGATTTCGTCTACTTTCGGCGCGGCGACAACAAGCAAAAACGCAATGTCATGAGCGGCCTGTACAAAGGCCGCCAGGTCAAATTATTTGACTATAGCCATACCCGCGCGCCGGACTATTACTCGGAGCATCGCCACACGCTGATCATCGTCGGTCCGTTGGAGAAGGCGATGCCGGATTTCATCGTGGCGCCGGCGCACTACCTTGAACGCTATCTGGTCGGCTATCGGGAAGTGGCCGTTGATGAGCATCCGGAATTCTCCCAGATCTACCGTGTTTACACCAAGAATGACGCGGACATACGAGGCTGTCTGACTGATGAGGTGATTCAGTTCTTCATGGACAATCCGAAGTTTTACATGGAGGTGCGCGGCACGATGTGCTTGGCGTTCAGGCCCGATAAAGAGTTGGAGCAGGCCAGTACGATTCCGGTTTTATTCTCGTTTGCGGATTTATGCAATCCTAAAAACGGCGGTTGACCGCTTCTTTAAGCCGTTCGCAAGATGTTTTGCAGGCTCACCTTTCTGGTGGGGCCGCTACAGGGTGAATTGCGTGATTTTCAGTGCGCGTGGCAGTGTTGCAATCCCTTTATATGGAATAACCTTTCCGCGTCGTCGCGCCTTGCCCTGCACCCCGAAAACCGCATACCCCGCCCAACGGCCGCCTCCAGAATGATAGATATAAATCTATGAAAAAGTAATTTAAATCTTATTTTTATTTATCATTATTTCCGTGCATCATTAGCGTGACGCTTTCGCTAACGTATTAAAACTAGGCAGGTGTACGATGCTTTCCAATCTTCTCATTCCAGCAGTGTTATTTTTTGCGCTCGGATTTCTCGCGCAGGTGGTCCGTTCCGACCTTAAATTTCCCGCAGAGCTGGCCAAGGCGTTGTCCATTTACTTGTTGCTGGGTATTGGGCTGCATGGTGGTATTGAGCTGGGCAAGGCGGATTTCGGCGCGGCGGTCGATGCCGTGGTTGCCGCGCTTGCCTTGGGGTTTTTGCTGCCGTTGCTGGCCTACGCCATCCTGCGTTGGCTGGGGCGCATCGACCCCCTGAATTCATCGGCGATCGCCGCCCATTACGGCTCGGTCAGCGCGGGTACGTTTCTGACCGCCCTGGCATTCCTGGAAGTGCAGAACGTCGCCCATGAAACCTACCCGATCATCATGCTTGCCATCATGGAGTCCCCGGCGATTATCATTGGTCTGTTGCTGGCCAAGTTTTCGCGCACGGGTACGGAGGTGCAGCCAAATGAGGTGCAGGGTAATGGCGGTGGTCACTCGGTGATGAGTGAGCTTCTCCGGGATGCCTTTACCAACGGTAGCGTGATCCTCCTTCTCGGTGCAATCGTGGTGGGGGTGGTCGCCACGCCACCCAGCCTGCAAAAGATCATGCCGTTTTATGATCAGATATTCATGGGCGTGCTGTCGCTGTTTCTGCTGGAAATGGGTATGGAAGCGGCAAAACGCATCGGCGAGTTCCGTAAGGTAGGTATGTTTCTGGTAGGTTTTGGGATAATCATGCCGTTGATCGGCGGGGCCATTGGCCTGCTGGTGGGGCACGCCATTCTGGGGTTCAGCGTGGGCGGCGTCACTCTCGTTGCCGTGCTGGCTGCGAGCGCCTCCTACATTGCGGTGCCGCCCGCCATGAGATTGGCAATCCCCGAGGCCAATCCGTCCTTTTATCTGACATTGTCGCTGGGGGTGACTTTCCCGTTTAATGTCATTTTCGGGATTCCACTGTATTATGAATTGGCTCAATGGCTTGCCCGCTAACAGTATGGTACCCGGAGGTGTGAGTATGGTGAAATTAGTAGCAGAAAAATTGGTCCGTATCATTGCGACGGCGGAGCTTGAGACGCAATTTATCGAGCTATCGAAGCGTCATTCGGTGAGCGGGTATACAGTGGTGGATGCCCGCGGCGCTGGGGCTTCCGGTATTCAGCACGGGTTGATGGACATCGACAGCAATATCCTGTTTCTGATGGTCGTGCCCCCGGAGCGGCTTGACGAGGTCATGGAGGACTTGGCCAAGATCATCCGTCGTGGCCATCACCTGTTGGTGCTGGTCTCCGATACCGAGGTAATGCGCAGGAAGAAGGACTTACCTCCGGCTCAGCCTTGATATGCTGCCGCTACGGCGGTTACTTCGCGCCTTTGGTCTGTTTGCTACTGCTCGACACCTGCGCCGGAATTCCCCCGCCACGTATGCCCTCCAGCAACCCCTTGGCCTCGTTCAGAATAAACTCCTTGAACGCCTGGGCGACCGGGGAGAGGCGTTTGTCGCGCGGGTGGACCAGGTACCACTGGCGGATGATGGGGAGCGAGGCGACATCGAGAATGGCAAGGCGTTTGACCTCTATCTCCAGATTGATAGTATGAATCGAAACGATCCCCAGCCCCAGCCCGGCCTGTACCCCCTGCTTGATGGCCTCGCTACTGTCCATTTCCATGCCGCCGATCAGGTGGATGTTGTGTTCCGCAAAGAACCGCTCCATGGCGATACGTGTGCCGGAACCTTGCTCGCGCATCAGGAAGGTCTCGTGTTGCAGCCGTTCCAGCGGGATGTTGCGCTCTTGGCGCAGAGGGTGATTGTAGGGCGCGATCACCACCAGCGGGTTTTCCATAAACGGCTCGGCGATGATATCGTCCTGCTTGGGGGGCATGCCCATGATCATCATGTCCCGCTCGTTGGATGCAAGCTGGCGCAGCAGCGTCTCGCGGTTGGTGACATTCAGGCTGACTGTCGCCCCGTCAAAACGCTTGCTGAAAATGGAAAGCAGATAAGGGGCAAAGTGTTTGGCAGTGCTGACCACCGAGATGTTGAGCCGGCCGCGTGTTACTCCTTTGAGTTCCGACAGCACCGCCTCGGCCTCGGCCAGTTGCTGCGTGATAAGGCGGCTGTAGTGATGAAGCTCGCGTCCCGCCTCGGTCAGAAAAATACGCTTGCCGATCTGTTCAAACAGCGGCAAGCCGACATTGTCTTCCAGTTGCTTGATTTGCATAGAGACCGCCGGTTGCGTCAAATGCAGATCCCCGGCGGCGCGCGTATAGCTGGAATGGCGCGCGACGGCCTCGAATACCCTGAGCTGGCGAAGCGTGATATTCTTCATCATAATAATGTCGTGCCTCAACATATAGATAAGAATATCTTATGCTGATAATAAAAAATACTGAATATTATTTATGATTAAAAGTAGGCATAGTAATGCCCACTAAGGTAGTGTTGATATCCCGGCTTGCCAGAGATACCTTACCGGCCCCGCTCTGGATAGTTTGCGTGCGGCCCTTTAACTGAATAAACTAAAGTATTTTTCATCCCTCAGAAGGAGTCACCTATGGCAGTTGCAAAGAAATACAGCGCCGGCGTTAAAGAGTACCGTCAAACGTACTGGATGCCGGAATACACCCCCCTGGACACCGATATCCTGGCCTGTTTCAAGATCACCCCGCAGCCTGGCGTGGATCGTGAAGAGGCTGCCGCTGCCGTGGCTGCTGAATCTTCTACCGGCACCTGGACCACGGTATGGACCGACTTGCTGACCGACATGGATTACTACAAGGGCCGCGCTTACCGCATCGAAGACGTGCCTGGCGACGATACCTGCTATTACGCCTTTATCGCCTACCCCATCGACCTCTTCGAAGAAGGCTCCGTGGTCAACGTATTCACCTCGCTGGTGGGTAACGTGTTCGGCTTCAAGGCCGTGCGTGCGTTGCGTTTGGAAGACGTGCGCTTCCCCATTGCCTACGTCAAGACCTGCGGCGGCCCGCCCATGGGTATCCAGGTAGAGCGCGACATCATGAACAAGTATGGCCGTCCTTTGCTGGGTTGCACCATCAAACCCAAGCTCGGCCTGTCCGCCAAGAACTACGGCCGCGCTGTGTACGAATGTCTGCGCGGTGGTCTGGATTTCACCAAAGACGACGAGAACATCAACAGCCAGCCGTTCATGCGCTGGAGGCAGCGTTTTGACTTCGTGCAAGAAGCTACCATCAAGGCAGAGCGTGAGACTGGCGAGCGTAAAGGCCACTACCTGAACGTAACGGCCCCGACTCCAGAAGAGATGTACAAGCGTGCCGAGCACGCCAAAGACATCGGCGCGCCTATCATCATGCACGACTACATCACTGGCGGTTTCTGCGCCAACACGGGTCTGGCCAACTGGTGCCGTGACAACGGCATGTTGCTGCACATCCATCGCGCCATGCACGCCGTGCTTGATCGTAACCCGCACCACGGTATTCACTTCCGCGTGTTGGCCAAGATCCTGCGCCTGTCCGGCGGTGACCATCTGCACACCGGCACCGTGGTTGGTAAGCTTGAAGGCGACCGCGAAGCGACCCTGGGCTGGATTGACCTTCTGCGTGAGTCTTTCATTCCTGAAGACCGTTCGCGCGGCATTTTCTTCGATCAGGACTGGGGCTCCATGCCCGGCGTGTTCGCCGTGGCTTCGGGCGGTATCCACGTCTGGCACATGCCTGCGCTGGTTAGCATCTTTGGCGATGACTCCGTGCTGCAGTTCGGCGGCGGCACCTTGGGCCATCCTTGGGGCAACGCGGCGGGCGCAGCAGCAAACCGCGTAGCACTGGAAGCCTGCGTGAAGGCACGTAACGAAGGTGTTGAGATCGAGAAGGCTGGTAAGGAAATCCTGGCCAAGGCCGCTCAGAGCAGCCCCGAACTTAAGATCGCCATGGAAACATGGAAAGAGATCAAGTTCGAGTTCGACACCGTCGACAAGCTGGATGTGGCACACAAATAAACCTGAAGCAATGTAGGGTGCGTAACGCACCCTACCACACACAGAGGAATTGAAAAAATGAGCGAAATGCAAGATTACAAATCGCGTTTGAGTGATCCCGCCAGCCGCAAGTTCGAGACCTTCTCCTACCTGCCCGCGATGACGCAGGATGACATCCGCAAGCAGGTGGAATACCTCGTCAAGAAGGGCTGGAACCCGGCCGTTGAGCACGTCGAGCCAGAACACCTGATGGACGATTACTGGTATATGTGGAAGCTGCCGATGTTTGGTGAGACCGATGTCAGCAAGATTCTGGCCGAAGTCGAAGCTTGCCGTCGGGCCAACCCCGATAACCACATCCGCCTGATTGGGTATGACAATTTTGCCCAGTCCCAGGGTGCTGCCATGGTTGTCTACCGCGGTAAGACGGTTTAAATCTGCGAGGGCGGTGAACCCGCCCCTGCATATAAAAGAACCCTCGTTGCCGCAAGGTGGCGGGGGTTTTTTTTGGAAATGAGGTTAACCCGAATGTTTCATAAATTACGCGCGCCCTCGCTAGTCTTTTGTTCCGCAGAAAAATTTTGCTCAGTCGGACGTATGAATCACTACGCCGCTCCTTCGCAAAATTTCCCTGCAAAACAAAATTCTGCGCGATCATCACGCGAATTTATGAAACATTTGGGTTAACCGCCAAGGCGTCAAGAGCGCCGCCCAAGATTCAAAGTGCAAAATTCTTGGCGCCTTGGCGGTTAAACATTCTGGAGTAAGTGAACCATGAACGACGTAATCAAGCAGTACCTGATAACCGAAAAGCCCTATTATCACCCGGTTGCGGATGAAATCGAGCTCTACGAGGCTGCCTATTCCGTGCGCATGCCGATGATGCTGAAAGGCCCAACTGGCTGCGGTAAGACCCGCTTTGTCGAATTCATAGCGTGGAAACTTGGCAAGCCGCTGATCACTGTCGCTTGCAATGAAGACATGACGGCCTCCGATCTGGTGGGGCGCTTCCTGCTCGACGCCAGCGGCACGCGCTGGCAGGACGGGCCGCTCGCCATTGCCGCCCGTTATGGTGCGATCTGCTACCTTGATGAAGTTGTTGAGGCGCGCCAGGACACCACGGTGGTGATCCACCCGCTCACCGATGCGCGCCGTATACTGCCGCTGGAAAAGAAGGGCGAATTGGTGAAGGCCCATCCCGATTTCCAGTTGGTCATTTCCTATAATCCGGGCTATCAGAGCTTGATGAAGGATCTGAAGCAATCCACCAAGCAGCGTTTCGGCGCGCTGGATTTCAACTATCCGTCGCATGATGTCGAAACCGAGATCGTAGCGCATGAAACCGGCGTCAACAGTGATGTCGCAGGCAAGCTGGTGAGCATTGCCGAGCGCGCCCGCAACCTCAAGGGGCACGGCCTGGATGAAGGTATCTCCACCCGGATGCTGGTATACGCAGGCTCGCTCATCGCCAAGGGCGTGGATGCCAAGTCCGCCTGTCTTGTGACCTTGGTGCGTCCGATCACCGACGACCCCGATATGCGCGATGCGCTGGACTCGGCGGTAACGACGTTTTTTTAAGGATCAGGGGGCGGGTAAATGCCGCGCCCCGATCCCCGACTGCTGGAGATATGTAGGTTGGCTCAAGCCGCAGGCGGAGCCGACGGTTTCGACCTGCGACTGATCCCTGACCTCTGGACCCTTAATAAACATGGCCATTAATCTCGACGACTATCAGGATATCCTCGACGAACTGGGCGAGCACGCCACGGACGTGTTGCGTTCTTCGTGGCAGGAGGCGACCAAGGTGTTCAGCCCCAGGGGGCTGGAAGATTACCTGCAAGGCGCAAAAGGCCTGAAAAACCTTGGGCGCGGCATCGAACTGGTTATCACCTATCTCCAGGAGGCGCCGGAGGTGGCGCGGGAAATCGGCGAGGATGCCGTGCTTGATCTGGTGCAAACTGCCATGATGATGGCGTCCAAGACCAGTGGTGCGGTGATCGAGATGATTTTCGCCACTGCGCCTATTGCAGCCAAGCGCCTGGGCGACGAGCAGTTGTTCCGTGGTTATCTGCAATTGCTCAATCATCTGATCGCACAGGCACCGCGCGGGCTGCGCCCAATGCTGGACAAGCTGGACGTACTGTTCGGCCAGCTTACCCTGGGTGGTCTGCGGCGCTGGGCATTGTGGGGTGCGCAGGCGCACCGCACCGACTATCCCGAGCAGGTCCGGTACTTCGGGTTGGAAAGCAAAGAAGCGCTGGCGGTGCTGCAAAAAGAGCGCAAAGGTACACTATTTGTGGATGTGCAGCGGCGCATCAACATCTATCTGCGTGCCTTGTGGGGGCGGGATTTCTTTATGCGCCCCACCAGCGGCGATTTCGAAAACCGCGAGGGTTACCAGCCCTTCATCGAGAACTATTTCATTCATCTGCCGGACGCCTACGATGATTTCGAGGGCATCCCAGGCCTGGAGCTCTACCGCGCCACTGCGGCGCATGCCGCTGCGCATATCGTCTACTCGCGCACGCCCATCTCTGCGGAAAATCTGAACCCGCTGCAAATGGCGGTGATCTCTGTCATCGAGGACGCGCGGGTCGAGCAGCTCGCAATCAACGCCTTCCCCGGCTTGCGCCAGCTGTGGGCCGCACTTCATGTTGCTACCCCTGACCAGCAGGCAAGCGTAGGTGATTTTCTCAATCGCTTGGCGCGGGCGCTGCTCGATCCTGATTACCACGACGATCATGCGTGGATTCAAAAGGGCCGCGACCTGTTCCGTGAAGCACAGGAAAACCTCGCCGACGCTGCACAGGGAGCTGCGAGTGTGGCGGGAGGCGGGACGCCGCTAGACGCCAACAGGATCTCCTGGGACATCGGCGTCACCTTGGCGCATGATTTTGCGCAAATGCGCCTCGCCTTTAATCCTCGCGCCGATGTGTTGCGTGCGCCGTACCGCGACGACAACCGCTATTTCTGGGAATTCGAGGAATTTGATTTTGCCAAAAGCCTGGAGGCCACTTGGGGCGCGGCCAAGCAGGTGCGCAAGCACGTCAGCCTGATGGAGTTCGTCAACGAGATCGACGTGGAGACGGCGGGCGATGATGCCGAAGAGATCTGGGTGCTGCCCACGGAGCTGTTCCCCTACGAGGACGAGGGCAAGAGCTATAATGAAATGGAAGGCAAGGAGCCGGTCTCCCCACCCTACCACTACCACGAGTGGGATTACCAGATCCAGCTGGAGCGCCCGAGTTGGTGTACGCTGCTGGAAAAGCGTCCCCAGCTTGGTGATTTGTCGGTCGTTGATGATATTGTGGCGAAGAACAAGCCCATCATCAGCCGCCTGAAATACTTGATCGAGGCCATGCAGCCGCAAGGTGTGCAGCGCCTGCGCAAGCAGGAGGACGGTGACGAGATCGACATCAACGCCGCGATTCGCGCCATGATCGAAATACGTCAGGGCGAGATGCCCGACCCGCGCATCATGATGCGCAACATCCGCAAGGTGCGTGATCTGTCGGTGCTGGTGTTGCTGGATCTGTCTGAGTCCACCAACGAGCTGGTGCGCGGTTCGGAGAGCTCGGTGCTCTCGCTGTCACGCGAGGCCACGGTGCTGCTCGCCGATGCCATGAACAAGATCGGCGATCCCTTTGCCATCCATGGGTTCTCATCCAATGGTCGCCATGACGTGGAATACTACCGCTTCAAGGATTTCGGCGCGCCTTATGACGAGAAGGCCAGGGCCAGAATCGCGGGCATGACCGGGCAACTCTCGACGCGCATGGGCACCGCAATCCGTCATGCCGGCCAGTTCCTGAAGCATCAGTCGTCCGGCAAAAAACTGCTGCTGGTGATCACCGATGGCGAGCCCGCCGATGTCGACGTGCGCGACCCGCAATACCTGCGCTTCGACGCCAAAAAATCGGTGGAAGAGATGAATCGCAATGGCATTCTCACCTATTGCATGAGCCTCGATCCCCATGCCGATCAATACGTGTCACGCATTTTTGGCGCGAAGAACTATATGGTGGTGGATCACGTGCAGCGCCTGCCGGAGAAGCTGCCGATGCTGTATATGGGTCTGACGCGGTAAGTTCTTAGCCACGGAGGCACAGAGGACACAGAGGACACAGAGCATGCTTGTTTGTTTTGCAGGTCAGGTTGGTGCGACGTGGTTGCCTGACCTGCGATCGGCGGCATACGCTTTCATCTTGGCCCAAGATCACCGATAATTCTCAGCAATATCTACCCGCATTTTTCTCTTCATCAAGGAATAAAGCCATGTCCGATAACCGCCGAAGCAAAGTAGTGACCCAGGGCGTGCAGCGCTCCCCCAACCGCGCCATGCTGCGCGCGGTGGGTTTTACCAATGGGGACTTTGACAAGCCTATCGTCGGCATCTCCAATGCCCACAGCACCATTACCCCGTGCAATATGGGCATAGGTGGCCTCGCGGCGCGCGCAGAGCAGGCGCTGAAGAGGGCGGGTGCGATGCCGCAGGTATTCGGCACCATCACCATTTCCGATGGCATATCGATGGGCACGGAAGGCATGAAATATTCGCTGGTATCTCGCGAAGTGATTGCAGACTCCATCGAAACCGTGTGCAACGGTCAGAGCATGGACGGTGTCATCGCTATTGGTGGTTGCGATAAAAACATGCCTGGCGCAATGATTGCTATCGCCCGATTGAATATCCCCGCGATTTTCGTATACGGAGGCACTATCAAGCCCGGCCATTACCGTGGGCGTGATCTCACCGTGGTGAGTGCTTTTGAGGCGGTAGGTCAATTCACCGCGCATAAAATCGACGAAGAAGAATTGACAGGCATTGAACGCAATGCCTGTCCCGGCGCGGGTTCGTGCGGCGGCATGTTTACCGCCAACACTATGTCGTCGGCCTTTGAAGCGATGGGCATGAGTTTGCCGTATTCCTCCACCATGGCGGCGGAAGATGCAGAGAAAGCCGAAAGTACGGCCAAATCCGCCGAAGTGCTGGTGCAAGCCATCAAAAAACAAATCCTGCCTCTCGACATCATCACCCGCAAATCCATTGAAAACGCCATCGCCGTCATCATGGCCGTAGGCGGCTCCACCAATGCCGTGCTGCACTTCCTGGCGATTGCACATACCGCTGGCGTGGAATTGAGCATAGATGACTTTGAAACAATGCGCGGTCGTGTGCCGGTGCTGTGCGACCTGAAGCCTTCCGGTAAATACGTGGCGACAGATCTGCATCAAGCGGGCGGCGTACCGCAAGTCATGAAAATGCTGCTCGATCATGGCCTGCTGCACGGCGACGCACTCACCATCACCGGCCAGACCATTGCCGAAGTGTTGAAAGACATACCCGCTGAGCCACGCGCTGATCAAGACGTGATTCGCCCCTGGAGCAACCCCGTGTACGCACAAGGGCATCTTGCCGTGCTCAAGGGCAACCTGGCAACCGAAGGCGCAGTGGCAAAAATCACCGGCGTGAAAAACGCTAAAATCACCGGCCCGGCACGCGTGTATGACTCCGAAGAAGCCTGCATGCAAGCCATCCTTGATCAAAAAATCAAAGCGGGCGATGTGGTTGTTATCCGTTACGAAGGCCCGAAAGGCGGCCCGGGTATGCGCGAAATGCTCTCCCCCACCTCCGCCATCATCGGTGAAGGATTGGGCGACAGCGTCGGCCTCATTACGGACGGACGCTTCTCTGGCGGCACTTACGGCATGGTCGTCGGCCACGTCGCCCCCGAAGCGGCAGTGGGTGGCACCATCGCTTTGGTGCAGGAAGGCGATAGCATCACCATTGATGCCGAAGCACGCCTATTGCAACTCAACGTCTCCGACGAAGAGATCGCGCGCCGCCGTGCGACTTGGCTCCTGCCCAAACCCCGTTACACCACCGGCGTGTTGGCAAAATACGCCAAGCTGGTGTCCAGCGCCAGCAAAGGGGCGGTAACGGATTGAGGTGATGTTTGCCTATGCGGGGACAGGGATGCAATTGTGCTTCGAGCGGCTCAAGGAATCTTTGCTGCGATAAATGCCTAAATTTGACATGGCGTGCCTTCGCGCACGCCATGTCACTGTATGTGTGGGTTAGGTATGCGGCAGTTCGGTGGATAGCGAGCGACCTGAGTTGAACCGCGCCTCAAAGAAACAACTCCGCCAGCATCTTGGTCCGGTCGCCGAACTGCGGCGTAAAATACAAATCCAGCGAACCTAAGGCAAAACCACGCTCGGGCTTGTTGCCACTTAACCCCTTACTAACCCGAATGTTTCGTAAGTTGACGCGCGTCCTCGCTGGTCTATATTGTTACTATCTATTCATGTCCAATCCTACTATCAGGCGCACACTCACCGGCAAACCCGGCCTTGTCAGTCTCGCCCGCGCCCTCTCCAAGCTAGGCCTGGCCTCGCGCACAGTCGCGGCGCGAATGATTGAGGAAGGCAGGGTGAGGGTCGATGGGCGCGTTATTACGGACCCGAACCTGCGCATCAATATGGAAAGGGTGAAGCTCGCCGTGGATGAAAAGCCGCTGGCAGAAGCCGCAAAACATTATCTGGCGGTGAACAAACCACGTGGCCTGGTAACCACCGCCAGCGACGAACGAAATCGTGCAACGGTCTATGAATGCCTGCCAGACGCCGGGGATGTCTGGCTCGCTCCGGTAGGCAGGCTGGACAAGGCCAGCGAGGGGCTGATCCTTTTCACTAATGACACCGCTTGGGCGCAGCGCATCTTGAACCCTGCCAGCCACTTGCCCAAAACCTACCACGTACAGGTTAACAGGCGCCTGGAAGAGGCCGACCTCGCGCGCTTGCAACGGGGTGTGACGCTGGAAGACGGCACCGTGGCACACGCCGTCGCAGCAAGTCTGTTGCGTAGCGGTGAAAAAAATTGCTGGCTGGAAATCGTGCTTCACGAGGGAATAAACCGCCAGATCCGGCGCATGCTCGTGGCGCTGGATGCCGAGGTGCTGCGTTTGGTGCGAGTGGCCATCGGCCCGGTGACGCTGGGAACGCTGCCCAAGGGGAAAAGCCGCCTGTTGACCAAGCAGGAGCTATTGGCAATATCAGAAATGCTTGGCGCGCTCAAAACGAGGAACACAAAAAAATAGGCCCCGGCTTTGTCCACGCACGAAGCACGAATAAACCGAGGCCCAAAAGTTGCCCGACTTGGGGGAGCCGGGCAAAGGGGGATTTCCGTCCTGGGAGGGGTAGGACGGAAAGGTGCAAAAATACTGCACTCCCTACCTCAGACAAGCGAATCTCAAAGAGAGTTCAAAAAATTCACGCAAAAAACGCACCGCATACCTAATATATTATCAAGTAATTGATTTAAAAGGAGTTAAAAATAATGCCCCGGCGCCTTGGGGAGGGCTTCCGGGGCCAAAAATACCCGGCTTGGGGGCGCCGGGCATAGGGGGCTTCCGTCCCGGGAGGGGTGGGGCGGAAGAGTGCAAACGAATGCACTTACAAAGTAAGATGTGGGCTGCCGGAAAAAATTCAAGGGGTTTTACGTTACCACCCCTCTTGCCAACCGCACCTTGATGCCTCCATTCAATATCGAAAGCGAGGTATCCAGCGTAAGGCGCGTTTGTCCTAGCAGCATCAGGTCATTGCATAGAATGGCGGTGTGCCAGCCGGGACACTTGGTGCGCAGTACGTTGCCAAGCTGGGCATACAGATTGCGCAAATCCTTATTGCTGCTGACGCGGACGCCATATGGCGGGTTAGTGACGACCCAGCCAGTTCCGGCAGGTGGGCTGATTGCCGAAACTGCCTGACACGTGAATTGGATATGCCGCGCCACTCCGGCGCGCTCGGCGTTTTCCTGCGCCATGCGAATCGCGCCCGCATCGCGGTCGGAGGCCATAATCGGAGGCAACGCCACCCCGGCGTGGGGCTGGCATTCGGCCAGCAATGTCGCCCAGCGTTTTTCGTCAAAGCCCGGCCAGTCCATAAAAGCGAAACGGCGGTTGCGGCCCGGCGGCAGCCCCAGCGCCAGCAGGGCAGCTTCAATCGGCAGCGTGCCCGAGCCGCAAAACGGGTCGAGCAAAGGGGATGTGGTATCCCACTCCGAGGCAAGCAACATGGCAGCGGCCAGTGTCTCACGCAATGGGGCCTTGGCGACTGCCTGGCGGTAACCCCTGCGGTGCAGCAACTCGCCGGACGAATCCACGCTCACAGTGCAGTGATCGTGAACCAGCCGCACCACTATTAATTGCGGTGGATTGTCCGCCTCCTCGTCCCCCGGCTTCTGGCGGGAGACAGGCTGACCCAACTGGTCGGCGATGGCCCCAGCCACACGCTCGGCCACCGCATCCGCATGGTACAACTTCGATTTATGGCAAGTGGCGCGGATAGCGACCGCCTGCCCAGGGACCAGATAGCTTGCCCAGTCCAGACGGCTGGCCTTTTTACGCAACTCGGAAAAGGCGGCGGCGTTAAAGTCGCCCAAGCGAACCAAAATCCGGCTGGCGGTACGCAGGTGCAGGTTGGCGCGGTACACGGCATCCAGCTCGCCCTGAAAGGCAACACCGCCGGCTTCTGTCATGGGCGGATTTGTG
Proteins encoded in this window:
- a CDS encoding VWA domain-containing protein, giving the protein MAINLDDYQDILDELGEHATDVLRSSWQEATKVFSPRGLEDYLQGAKGLKNLGRGIELVITYLQEAPEVAREIGEDAVLDLVQTAMMMASKTSGAVIEMIFATAPIAAKRLGDEQLFRGYLQLLNHLIAQAPRGLRPMLDKLDVLFGQLTLGGLRRWALWGAQAHRTDYPEQVRYFGLESKEALAVLQKERKGTLFVDVQRRINIYLRALWGRDFFMRPTSGDFENREGYQPFIENYFIHLPDAYDDFEGIPGLELYRATAAHAAAHIVYSRTPISAENLNPLQMAVISVIEDARVEQLAINAFPGLRQLWAALHVATPDQQASVGDFLNRLARALLDPDYHDDHAWIQKGRDLFREAQENLADAAQGAASVAGGGTPLDANRISWDIGVTLAHDFAQMRLAFNPRADVLRAPYRDDNRYFWEFEEFDFAKSLEATWGAAKQVRKHVSLMEFVNEIDVETAGDDAEEIWVLPTELFPYEDEGKSYNEMEGKEPVSPPYHYHEWDYQIQLERPSWCTLLEKRPQLGDLSVVDDIVAKNKPIISRLKYLIEAMQPQGVQRLRKQEDGDEIDINAAIRAMIEIRQGEMPDPRIMMRNIRKVRDLSVLVLLDLSESTNELVRGSESSVLSLSREATVLLADAMNKIGDPFAIHGFSSNGRHDVEYYRFKDFGAPYDEKARARIAGMTGQLSTRMGTAIRHAGQFLKHQSSGKKLLLVITDGEPADVDVRDPQYLRFDAKKSVEEMNRNGILTYCMSLDPHADQYVSRIFGAKNYMVVDHVQRLPEKLPMLYMGLTR
- the ilvD gene encoding dihydroxy-acid dehydratase → MSDNRRSKVVTQGVQRSPNRAMLRAVGFTNGDFDKPIVGISNAHSTITPCNMGIGGLAARAEQALKRAGAMPQVFGTITISDGISMGTEGMKYSLVSREVIADSIETVCNGQSMDGVIAIGGCDKNMPGAMIAIARLNIPAIFVYGGTIKPGHYRGRDLTVVSAFEAVGQFTAHKIDEEELTGIERNACPGAGSCGGMFTANTMSSAFEAMGMSLPYSSTMAAEDAEKAESTAKSAEVLVQAIKKQILPLDIITRKSIENAIAVIMAVGGSTNAVLHFLAIAHTAGVELSIDDFETMRGRVPVLCDLKPSGKYVATDLHQAGGVPQVMKMLLDHGLLHGDALTITGQTIAEVLKDIPAEPRADQDVIRPWSNPVYAQGHLAVLKGNLATEGAVAKITGVKNAKITGPARVYDSEEACMQAILDQKIKAGDVVVIRYEGPKGGPGMREMLSPTSAIIGEGLGDSVGLITDGRFSGGTYGMVVGHVAPEAAVGGTIALVQEGDSITIDAEARLLQLNVSDEEIARRRATWLLPKPRYTTGVLAKYAKLVSSASKGAVTD
- a CDS encoding rRNA pseudouridine synthase; the protein is MSNPTIRRTLTGKPGLVSLARALSKLGLASRTVAARMIEEGRVRVDGRVITDPNLRINMERVKLAVDEKPLAEAAKHYLAVNKPRGLVTTASDERNRATVYECLPDAGDVWLAPVGRLDKASEGLILFTNDTAWAQRILNPASHLPKTYHVQVNRRLEEADLARLQRGVTLEDGTVAHAVAASLLRSGEKNCWLEIVLHEGINRQIRRMLVALDAEVLRLVRVAIGPVTLGTLPKGKSRLLTKQELLAISEMLGALKTRNTKK
- a CDS encoding class I SAM-dependent RNA methyltransferase; the protein is MNSFFAVTAPGLEAFTAQELHRLNLLPDATNPPMTEAGGVAFQGELDAVYRANLHLRTASRILVRLGDFNAAAFSELRKKASRLDWASYLVPGQAVAIRATCHKSKLYHADAVAERVAGAIADQLGQPVSRQKPGDEEADNPPQLIVVRLVHDHCTVSVDSSGELLHRRGYRQAVAKAPLRETLAAAMLLASEWDTTSPLLDPFCGSGTLPIEAALLALGLPPGRNRRFAFMDWPGFDEKRWATLLAECQPHAGVALPPIMASDRDAGAIRMAQENAERAGVARHIQFTCQAVSAISPPAGTGWVVTNPPYGVRVSSNKDLRNLYAQLGNVLRTKCPGWHTAILCNDLMLLGQTRLTLDTSLSILNGGIKVRLARGVVT